A window of Vigna unguiculata cultivar IT97K-499-35 chromosome 4, ASM411807v1, whole genome shotgun sequence contains these coding sequences:
- the LOC114182090 gene encoding UDP-glycosyltransferase 83A1-like: MKNPNLLVVPFPVQGHVNPFMNFSQKMVEHGCKISFVNTDVSHKRVMSSVGKQESLEESATIKLVSIPDGLEADDDRSDLGKLCDSIVSTMPSMLEKLIEDIHVNGGDRITCIVADVIMGWALEVGRKLGIKGIFFCTASAAMFALKYNIPKLIQDGIIDSNGFPITKGTFQISPSMPSMETEAIWWSNVYNPTTEKKIFKYLVHCMQNSNLAKWCICNTTYELEPSTLSCVPKLLPVGPLLRSYDNTNVTARSLGQFWEEDHSCIDWLNQQPRSSVLYVAFGSFTLFDQNRFNELALGLDLINRPFLWVVRQDNKMAFPNEFLGSKGKIVGWTPQLKVLNHPSIACFLSHCGWNSIIEGLYSGVPFLCWPYFTDQFRNRNYICNELKVGLGLNSDENGLVSRWEIKKKLDRLTSDEQIRTRSLELKETVMNNIAEGGGSSENVGRLLSWLKS, translated from the exons ATGAAGAATCCAAATCTGTTGGTTGTACCATTTCCAGTCCAAGGACATGTGAATCCCTTCATGAACTTCTCACAAAAGATGGTTGAACATGGATGCAAAATCAGTTTTGTGAACACAGATGTCAGCCACAAGAGGGTGATGAGTTCGGTGGGAAAGCAAGAAAGCCTTGAAGAATCAGCAACCATAAAGCTGGTTTCAATCCCTGATGGTTTAGAAGCTGATGATGACAGAAGTGATTTGGGTAAGCTATGTGATTCTATAGTAAGCACCATGCCTTCCATGCTAGAGAAGCTCATAGAAGATATTCATGTGAATGGTGGTGACAGAATCACATGCATAGTTGCTGATGTCATAATGGGATGGGCATTGGAAGTAGGGAGAAAGCTGGGAATCAAAGGAATTTTCTTCTGCACAGCATCAGCAGCTATGTTCGCCTTGAAATACAACATCCCTAAGCTCATTCAAGATGGCATCATAGATTCTAATG GATTTCCAATTACAAAAGGGACGTTTCAAATATCACCAAGCATGCCTTCGATGGAGACAGAAGCAATTTGGTGGTCCAACGTCTATAACCCAACAACAGAGAAGAAAATATTCAAGTATCTGGTGCACTGTATGCAGAATTCAAATCTTGCTAAGTGGTGCATTTGCAATACCACATATGAACTTGAACCTAGTACATTATCTTGTGTTCCAAAGCTCCTACCAGTTGGTCCATTGTTGAGAAGTTATGACAATACAAATGTAACTGCAAGATCATTGGGACAGTTCTGGGAAGAAGATCACTCTTGCATAGATTGGCTAAATCAACAACCTCGTTCTTCTGTTTTGTATGTTGCCTTTGGTAGTTTCACTCTTTTTGACCAAAACCGGTTCAATGAACTAGCTCTTGGGCTTGACCTCATCAATAGACCCTTTCTTTGGGTTGTAAGACAAGACAATAAGATGGCATTTCCCAATGAATTCTTAGGGAGTAAAGGTAAGATTGTTGGTTGGACCCCTCAATTGAAGGTGCTAAACCACCCTTCCATAGCTTGCTTTCTTAGCCATTGTGGTTGGAATTCTATCATAGAAGGTTTGTATagtggggtgcccttcttgtgCTGGCCTTATTTTACTGACCAGTTTCGCAACAGGAATTACATTTGTAATGAGTTGAAAGTTGGATTGGGATTGAACTCTGATGAAAATGGACTTGTGTCACGCTGGGAGATTAAGAAAAAACTGGACCGTTTGACAAGTGATGAACAAATAAGAACAAGAAGTCTAGAACTTAAAGAGACGGTCATGAACAACATTGCAGAAGGTGGTGGATCTTCAGAGAATGTCGGTAGATTGTTAAGCTGGCTGAAATCTTGA
- the LOC114182091 gene encoding ribosome biogenesis protein WDR12 homolog gives MNMNEENGEGSARRIQVRFVTKLNAPFIVPSTAIAIPADLTRFGLSSLVNALIQSNDSDYQPEPFDFLIDGEFVRMSLEQFLLAKGISAERILEIEYTRAVAPRKEEDPSLHDDWVSAVDGSSSRFFLTGCYDGLGRVWKGAGLCTHILEGHSDAITSVSIINPEGLETVTVATASKDRTLRLWKLNTEEPVSQPMRVRAYKILRGHKSAVQSVAVQTSGEMVCSASWDCTINLWQTNDFNGEDDLVSKKRKIGGQVEESQLEGEAFTTLVGHTQCVSSVVWPQRESIFSASWDHSIRKWDVETGKNLTDIFCGKALNCLDIGGEGSVLIAAGGSDPVIRIWDPRKPGTSAPVFQFGSHTSWVSACKWHDQSWFHLLSASYDGKVMLWDLRTAWPLSVIESHSDKVLSADWWKSDSVISGGADSKLCISSEIPVK, from the exons ATGAATATGAACGAAGAAAATGGCGAAGGGAGCGCGAGGAGGATCCAAGTGCGGTTCGTGACGAAGTTGAATGCGCCGTTCATAGTTCCGTCCACCGCCATCGCAATCCCTGCAGACCTCACTCGATTCGGCCTATCATCTCTCGTCAACGCACTCATTCAATCCAAcg ATTCTGATTATCAGCCTGAGCCTTTTGATTTTTTGATCGATGGCGAGTTCGTGCGGATGTCGCTCGAACAGTTTCTTCTGGCTAAGGGAATCTCTGCG GAAAGGATATTGGAAATTGAGTACACAAGGGCGGTGGCCCCACGGAAGGAGGAAGACCCGTCTTTACATGATGACTGGGTCAGTGCTGTTGATGGTTCTTCTTCTCG GTTCTTTTTGACAGGATGTTATGATGGTTTAGGGAG ggTATGGAAAGGTGCTGGATTATGCACTCATATATTGGAGGGACATAGTGACGCAATCACTTCTGTCAGTATCATCAATCCAGAAG GTCTGGAAACTGTTACGGTGGCTACTGCTTCAAAAGACCGGACATTGAGGCTATGGAAG CTCAATACAGAAGAGCCTGTAAGCCAGCCTATGAGGGTCAGGGCTTACAAAATCTTGCGTGGTCATAAGTCTGCTGTACAGAGTGTTGCAGTGCAGACTTCTGGAGAAATG GTTTGTTCTGCTTCTTGGGATTGCACCATCAATCTATGGCAAACTAATGACTTTAATGGAGAAGATGACCTGGTTtctaagaagagaaaaattGGAGGTCAAGTTGAGGAGTCTCAATTGGAG GGAGAGGCTTTCACTACACTTGTTGGCCATACACAGTGTGTATCTTCTGTGGTTTGGCCACAACGGGAGTCAATATTTTCTGCATCATGGGATCATTCTATTAGGAAATGGGATGTTGAGACTGGCAAAAACTTGACAGATATA TTCTGTGGGAAAGCTCTCAACTGCCTGGATATTGGTGGGGAAGGTTCTGTTCTGATAGCTGCTGGTGGTTCTGACCCTGTCATTAGGATTTGGGATCCTCGTAAGCCAG GCACTTCTGCTCCTGTTTTTCAGTTTGGTTCTCATACGTCTTGGGTTTCAGCCTGCAAATGGCATGACCAATCTTGGTTTCATTTACTTTCTGCATCCTATGATGGGAAAGTTATGTTGTGGGATCTGAGAACTGCG TGGCCACTTTCTGTCATTGAATCACACAGTGATAAG GTATTGTCTGCTGATTGGTGGAAAAGTGACAGTGTTATCAGTGGTGGAGCAGACTCCAAACTTTGTATTTCTTCAGAAATCCCTGTAAAGTAA